In the genome of Streptomyces collinus, one region contains:
- a CDS encoding MBL fold metallo-hydrolase: MAGFRTLSSGLRALQPGAFGADPSGERMARIRRSPHFRDGVFQNPGGPARTRPSGSALDFAKVFFDKDTRPRRTPKGTVPVHSTTLADIARPPATGLRLTWMGHSSVLAEIDGRRVLFDPVWGERCSPFSFAGPKRLHPVPLPLAALGPVDVVVISHDHYDHLDMPTIKALADTDTLFAVPLGVGAHLEHWGVSGGRLRELDWHETTKIGGLGLTATPARHFCGRGLRNTQHTLWASWVVAGDEHRIYHSGDTGYFDGFKEIGAEHGPFDATMIQIGAYSDFWPDIHMTPEEGMRAHLDLQGGPEHGPMLPIHWATFNLATHPWADPGEGTLEAARAVGAAVALPRPGEPFEPAAEDVPSDPWWRGVALDPTGGRVAAQALTGAGIKTASEAAAVAQADTLSDDDRRSGKGSEDPETLPAG, from the coding sequence GTGGCCGGTTTCCGTACCCTGAGCTCCGGGCTCCGCGCGCTCCAGCCCGGGGCGTTCGGCGCGGACCCGAGTGGTGAGCGCATGGCGCGCATCCGCAGATCGCCCCATTTCAGGGACGGGGTCTTCCAGAACCCCGGCGGCCCAGCGCGGACCCGGCCCTCGGGCTCGGCCCTGGACTTCGCGAAGGTCTTCTTCGACAAGGACACCCGGCCCCGCCGCACCCCGAAGGGCACCGTTCCGGTGCACTCCACCACCCTCGCCGACATCGCCAGGCCTCCGGCCACCGGCCTGCGGCTGACCTGGATGGGGCACTCCAGCGTCCTCGCGGAGATCGACGGCCGACGTGTCCTGTTCGACCCGGTGTGGGGGGAGCGCTGCTCCCCCTTCTCCTTCGCCGGCCCCAAGCGGCTGCATCCCGTGCCCCTGCCGCTGGCCGCCCTCGGCCCGGTCGACGTCGTGGTCATCTCGCACGACCACTACGACCATCTGGACATGCCCACCATCAAGGCGCTCGCGGACACCGACACGCTGTTCGCCGTGCCCCTCGGCGTCGGCGCGCATCTGGAGCACTGGGGCGTGTCCGGCGGCCGGCTGCGCGAGCTGGACTGGCACGAGACGACCAAGATCGGCGGGCTCGGCCTCACCGCCACCCCGGCCCGGCACTTCTGCGGCCGCGGGCTGCGCAACACCCAGCACACCCTGTGGGCCTCCTGGGTCGTCGCCGGGGACGAGCACCGGATCTACCACAGCGGCGACACCGGCTACTTCGACGGCTTCAAGGAGATCGGCGCCGAGCACGGGCCGTTCGACGCCACGATGATCCAGATCGGGGCGTACTCCGACTTCTGGCCCGACATCCACATGACCCCCGAGGAGGGCATGCGCGCCCACCTCGACCTCCAGGGCGGGCCGGAGCACGGCCCGATGCTGCCGATCCACTGGGCGACCTTCAATCTGGCGACGCACCCGTGGGCGGACCCAGGCGAGGGGACGCTGGAGGCGGCCCGCGCTGTGGGCGCCGCCGTCGCCCTGCCCCGTCCCGGCGAGCCCTTCGAGCCCGCGGCCGAGGACGTCCCGTCCGATCCGTGGTGGCGTGGGGTGGCGCTCGACCCGACGGGGGGACGCGTGGCCGCGCAGGCTCTCACCGGAGCCGGCATCAAGACGGCGTCGGAGGCGGCAGCCGTGGCCCAGGCCGATACGTTGAGTGACGATGATCGTCGGTCCGGCAAGGGCTCCGAGGACCCCGAGACGCTCCCGGCGGGCTGA
- a CDS encoding TetR/AcrR family transcriptional regulator, with translation MTRVRLSVAQRRGDLLRAAIEQIEARGVAAVRIADVASALGVSNALVLYHFSTKEQLVAAAFRHAAEGDLAHLRKLLGRRSPALRRLRSAVRWYAPTGQAKGWRLWIEGWAAALRDPVLREVAQDLDRQWKAALAEVIAEGVAAGEFRCPDPAGTALRLTALLDGLAVQLTSYAGAVPRARAQEWVEEALTRELGLAEEARLTP, from the coding sequence GTGACGAGAGTCCGGTTGAGTGTGGCCCAGCGGCGCGGGGATCTGCTGCGGGCCGCCATCGAGCAGATCGAGGCGCGGGGTGTGGCGGCGGTCAGGATCGCCGACGTGGCCTCGGCGCTGGGCGTGAGCAACGCACTGGTCCTCTATCACTTCTCGACGAAGGAGCAGCTGGTAGCCGCCGCGTTCCGGCACGCGGCGGAGGGCGACCTGGCGCATTTGCGCAAGCTGCTCGGCCGCCGTTCACCGGCGCTGCGCCGGCTGCGGTCGGCCGTGCGGTGGTACGCCCCGACCGGGCAGGCCAAGGGCTGGCGGCTGTGGATCGAGGGCTGGGCGGCGGCGCTGCGCGATCCCGTGCTGCGGGAGGTCGCCCAGGACCTCGACCGGCAGTGGAAGGCGGCCCTCGCCGAGGTCATCGCGGAGGGCGTGGCGGCCGGCGAGTTCCGCTGCCCGGACCCGGCCGGCACTGCCCTGCGGCTCACCGCCCTCCTCGACGGCCTCGCCGTCCAGCTGACGTCCTACGCCGGCGCGGTGCCGCGAGCGCGGGCGCAGGAGTGGGTGGAGGAGGCGCTCACCCGCGAGCTGGGCCTGGCGGAGGAAGCGCGGCTGACGCCCTAG
- a CDS encoding SGNH/GDSL hydrolase family protein produces MIGSYVAVGDSFTEGVGDPGPDGAFVGWADRFAVLLADRRPEGDFRYTNLAVRGKLLDQIVADQVPRAVDMAPDLVSFCAGGNDIIRPGTDPDEVAERFERALARLTAVSGTVMVTTGFDTRGVPVLKHLRGKIATYNGHVRAIADRYGCPVLDLWSLRSVRDRRAWDADRLHLSPEGHTRVALRAGQVLGLEVPADPEQAWPPLPPRGALDMRRDNVAWAREFLVPWIGRRLRGESSGDHVTAKGALSPDDIRMRIASVA; encoded by the coding sequence GTGATCGGGTCGTACGTGGCGGTGGGGGACAGCTTCACCGAGGGCGTCGGCGATCCCGGCCCCGACGGGGCGTTCGTCGGCTGGGCCGACCGGTTCGCCGTCCTGCTCGCCGACCGCAGGCCCGAGGGCGACTTCCGGTACACCAATCTCGCCGTACGCGGAAAGCTCCTCGACCAGATCGTGGCGGACCAGGTTCCGCGGGCCGTCGACATGGCCCCGGACCTCGTCTCGTTCTGTGCCGGGGGCAACGACATCATCCGGCCCGGCACCGACCCTGACGAGGTGGCCGAACGCTTCGAGCGGGCGCTGGCCCGGCTCACCGCCGTGTCCGGCACCGTCATGGTGACGACCGGCTTCGACACCCGTGGCGTTCCCGTGCTCAAGCACCTGCGCGGCAAGATCGCCACGTACAACGGACACGTCCGTGCCATCGCCGACCGGTACGGCTGCCCGGTGCTCGACCTGTGGTCCCTGCGCAGTGTGCGGGACCGCAGGGCCTGGGACGCCGACCGGTTGCACCTGTCGCCCGAGGGGCACACCCGCGTGGCGCTCCGAGCGGGCCAGGTGCTCGGCCTCGAGGTGCCGGCCGACCCCGAGCAGGCGTGGCCCCCGCTGCCCCCGCGCGGCGCCCTCGACATGCGGCGGGACAACGTCGCCTGGGCGCGCGAGTTCCTCGTGCCGTGGATCGGGCGCCGGCTGCGCGGGGAGTCGTCGGGCGACCATGTGACGGCCAAGGGGGCGCTGTCGCCGGACGACATCAGGATGCGGATCGCGTCGGTGGCGTGA
- a CDS encoding M23 family metallopeptidase: MPAKGKHRRPKTQRFTRSIAVAGTGGAALALPLMGAAGAHAATPQSAPEKAVQSAPAAEKKAAEKATGARTYTVEAGDCLAKIADDQNVSGGWKKLYADNRAAVGSDPSLIHPGLKLSIGKQAAGAPKSSAPSAPKASAPKPSAAKPSAAESAPKAETAAKPAAAKPAAEGNASGYALPVDGATVGTPYRMSGSMWSSGYHTGVDFVVPTGTSLKAVGAGTVVSAGWGGAYGNQVVIKLNDGHYAQYAHLSQLSVSAGQTVTAGQQVGLSGATGNVTGPHLHFEIRTTPDYGSDVDPVAFLRSHGVSVG, encoded by the coding sequence ATGCCCGCGAAGGGTAAGCACCGCCGTCCCAAGACCCAGCGTTTCACCCGCTCCATCGCCGTCGCCGGAACCGGCGGAGCCGCTCTCGCGCTGCCGCTCATGGGAGCCGCCGGCGCCCACGCCGCCACCCCGCAGTCGGCACCGGAAAAGGCGGTCCAGTCCGCTCCGGCGGCCGAGAAGAAGGCCGCCGAAAAGGCCACCGGTGCTCGCACCTACACCGTGGAGGCCGGCGACTGTCTCGCGAAGATCGCCGACGACCAGAACGTCAGCGGCGGCTGGAAGAAGCTCTACGCGGACAACCGCGCCGCCGTCGGCTCCGACCCGTCGCTGATCCACCCGGGCCTGAAGCTGTCGATCGGCAAGCAGGCCGCGGGCGCGCCGAAGTCCTCGGCCCCGTCCGCGCCGAAGGCCTCCGCCCCGAAGCCCTCGGCCGCGAAGCCGTCCGCCGCCGAGTCGGCCCCGAAGGCGGAGACCGCCGCGAAGCCGGCCGCCGCCAAGCCCGCCGCCGAGGGCAACGCCAGTGGGTACGCCCTCCCGGTGGACGGGGCCACCGTCGGCACCCCGTACCGCATGTCCGGCAGCATGTGGTCCAGCGGCTACCACACCGGTGTCGACTTCGTCGTCCCGACCGGCACCTCCCTCAAGGCCGTCGGCGCGGGCACGGTCGTCTCCGCCGGCTGGGGCGGCGCGTACGGCAACCAGGTCGTCATCAAGCTGAACGACGGCCATTACGCCCAGTACGCCCACTTGTCCCAGCTCTCCGTCTCGGCCGGCCAGACCGTGACCGCCGGGCAGCAGGTCGGCCTGTCGGGCGCCACCGGCAACGTGACCGGACCGCACCTGCACTTCGAGATCCGCACGACGCCGGACTACGGCTCGGACGTGGACCCGGTCGCCTTCCTGCGCTCGCACGGCGTCTCCGTCGGCTGA
- a CDS encoding Glu/Leu/Phe/Val dehydrogenase dimerization domain-containing protein, protein MATPLLSLTWTDHLTGRQGFLVVDRLVRGVASGGLRMRAGCTLDEVTGLARGMTVKEALHYDPASRYVPLGGAKGGIDCDPRDPGAYPLLVRYLRAMRPYIEGCWTTGEDLGLTQDLVDRAAAEAGLVSSIQAVYPLLDDEAEARRRLLDAFAVEVDGIGLDELVGGCGVAEAALAALDRDGVPYAGTRVALQGLGTMGGATARFLTRAGLTVVAVADLKGTIANRAGLDVEALLAARDAHGTVDRSALRPGDRELPGDAWLSADAEVLVPAAVSYVIDAANQERITARWIVEAANMPVRPEAELLLSARGVSVLPDVVVNSGTNAWWWWTLFGDIGADAEEAFAYTRRSMRVLVERMLDRARAEGTTPRAAAHAIAADRLPVIAERFGWFR, encoded by the coding sequence ATGGCCACCCCCCTGCTGTCCCTGACCTGGACCGATCACCTCACGGGACGGCAGGGCTTCCTGGTCGTCGACCGGCTGGTGCGCGGGGTCGCCAGCGGCGGTCTGCGGATGCGCGCGGGCTGCACCCTGGACGAGGTCACCGGCCTGGCCCGTGGCATGACCGTGAAGGAGGCCCTGCACTACGACCCCGCGAGCCGCTACGTCCCGCTCGGCGGCGCCAAGGGCGGCATCGACTGCGATCCCCGGGATCCCGGGGCGTACCCGCTGCTGGTGCGCTACCTGCGCGCGATGCGGCCGTACATAGAGGGCTGCTGGACGACGGGCGAGGACCTGGGGCTCACCCAGGACCTGGTGGACCGGGCCGCCGCCGAAGCGGGGCTGGTCTCGTCGATCCAGGCCGTGTATCCGCTGCTGGACGACGAGGCCGAGGCCCGGCGGCGCCTGCTGGACGCGTTCGCGGTCGAGGTGGACGGCATCGGCCTGGACGAGCTGGTCGGCGGCTGCGGGGTGGCCGAGGCGGCCCTGGCCGCCCTGGACCGGGACGGGGTGCCGTACGCGGGGACGCGGGTCGCGCTCCAGGGGCTGGGCACCATGGGCGGGGCCACCGCCCGCTTCCTCACGCGCGCGGGGCTCACGGTCGTGGCCGTCGCCGACCTCAAGGGCACGATCGCCAACCGGGCGGGCCTCGACGTCGAGGCGCTGCTCGCCGCCCGGGACGCCCACGGCACGGTGGACCGCTCCGCGTTGCGCCCCGGCGACCGCGAACTGCCCGGCGACGCCTGGCTGTCGGCCGATGCGGAGGTGCTGGTGCCGGCTGCCGTGTCGTACGTGATCGACGCAGCGAACCAGGAGCGGATCACCGCCCGCTGGATCGTGGAGGCGGCCAACATGCCGGTACGGCCGGAGGCGGAGCTGCTGCTGTCCGCGCGCGGGGTGAGCGTGCTGCCGGACGTCGTGGTCAACTCGGGGACGAACGCCTGGTGGTGGTGGACGCTGTTCGGGGACATCGGCGCCGACGCCGAGGAGGCGTTCGCGTACACCCGCCGCTCGATGCGGGTCCTGGTCGAGCGGATGCTGGACCGCGCGCGGGCCGAGGGGACGACACCGCGCGCCGCCGCCCACGCGATCGCGGCGGACCGGCTGCCGGTGATCGCCGAGCGGTTCGGCTGGTTCCGGTGA
- a CDS encoding DUF6250 domain-containing protein, translating into MPTTRRAFGALAAGAALAALTPTATAHAAPRHRRLVARDDFCHGLGRWATELQGGGTVTASRGILEIDVPSGATVWFRQRLEGPYVLEYTATAVSEGGVNDRVSDLNNFWNATDVRSPDDLFATPRGGALDEYDHLTTYYAGYGANYNTTTRLRRYVGEPGVRPLVFDYTEPLLVPNEPNRVRIVSDGSTVRWWNNGRLVFDHTDPQPYTGGHFAFRTVWSHFRISGFRVWRLTPEHP; encoded by the coding sequence GTGCCGACCACCCGCAGAGCGTTCGGAGCCCTGGCCGCCGGAGCCGCCCTGGCGGCCCTCACCCCCACGGCCACCGCGCACGCCGCGCCCCGTCACCGCCGCCTCGTCGCGCGCGACGACTTCTGTCACGGCCTCGGTCGGTGGGCCACCGAACTCCAGGGCGGCGGCACCGTCACCGCCTCCCGCGGCATCCTGGAGATCGATGTACCGAGCGGTGCGACCGTGTGGTTCAGGCAGCGGCTCGAAGGGCCGTACGTCCTCGAATACACCGCGACCGCCGTCTCCGAGGGCGGGGTCAACGACCGGGTCTCGGACCTCAACAACTTCTGGAACGCGACCGACGTACGCTCCCCGGACGACCTCTTCGCGACTCCGCGCGGCGGCGCCCTCGACGAGTACGACCACCTCACGACGTACTACGCGGGATACGGGGCCAACTACAACACCACGACCCGGCTGCGCCGTTACGTCGGCGAGCCCGGCGTCCGCCCCCTGGTGTTCGACTACACCGAGCCGCTGCTGGTCCCGAACGAGCCCAACCGGGTCCGGATCGTCTCCGACGGCTCGACGGTCCGGTGGTGGAACAACGGGCGGCTCGTCTTCGACCACACCGACCCGCAGCCCTACACGGGCGGCCACTTCGCCTTCCGGACCGTCTGGAGCCATTTCCGGATCAGCGGATTCCGGGTCTGGCGACTCACTCCGGAACACCCCTGA